The Vigna unguiculata cultivar IT97K-499-35 chromosome 1, ASM411807v1, whole genome shotgun sequence nucleotide sequence CTTTagaatttttcgtcctcgaaaaagagaacCAGCGAAAAGATGAGGGTAAGACTTCCTCATGAcatcctccatctcccatgtcatttCCTGAGTTGCCTCATCCCAGAGCACCTTCACCGTTCCGATCTCCTTCCCTTTGAGCTGCTtcacttgagaatccaagattctcactggtccaACTCCCATAGTCAGATCCTCACGCACCTGGACATCATCCTGCTCCAGCACATGACTAGGATCTGCCACGTCTTTCCTCAGTTGTGAAACATGGAAGACGTTGTGCAGATTTGCCAAGTGTGGTGGCAAGGCAATCTCGTACGCGGCTGGTCCGATCCTTCTTGTAATCTGATAGGGGCTAATGAATCGAGGGGTCAACTTCCTCGATTTCAGAGCTCTCCCTATGCCTGCTGTAGGTGTAACCCTGAGAAATACATGGTCACCAGCCTCAAACTCGAGTGGCCTCTTCCTCTTATCGGCGTAGGATTTCTGCCGACTTTGAGTTGCTCGCATCCGATCTTGGATCACTCTTACCCTCTTAGTAGTCTACTGCAGGAATTCTGGCCCGAACACCACAGACTCTCCATCTTGTTGCCAACACAACGCAGTTCTGCATCTCCTACCATACAATGCCTCGTATGGTGCCATCCCAATGCTGGAATGGTAGTTATTATTGTACGTGAACTCCACCAAGGGCAACATATCACTCCACGTACCCAGGTGATCCAACACACAAGTCCTCAGTAGATCCTCTAGTGACTGTATAGTTCTCTCAGACTGCCCAT carries:
- the LOC114188055 gene encoding uncharacterized protein LOC114188055, which encodes MRATQSRQKSYADKRKRPLEFEAGDHVFLRVTPTAGIGRALKSRKLTPRFISPYQITRRIGPAAYEIALPPHLANLHNVFHVSQLRKDVADPSHVLEQDDVQVREDLTMGVGPVRILDSQVKQLKGKEIGTVKVLWDEATQEMTWEMEDVMRKSYPHLFAGSLFRGRKILKVGVM